The sequence TTGGCAATTTTAGAGAACAAGTCCTTAGGATTAAACGGCTTTGTAACGTAATCAACCATACCGACTTCCACAGCCCGGTCTTTATTGCTAAACGTAGCCGATGCGGTCAGTGCAATGATTGGTAATTCACCGTTGATTTTCCTGATTTCCTGGGCTGCGGTATAGCCGTCCATAACCGGCATCTGTAAATCCATTAATACCAGATCAAATTGATTATCATGGCATTTATTAACGGCGAGTAGACCATTCTCGGCGGTATCAACCTCAATACCCCACATAGTCAGAAACTTAAGCGCTACCTTAACATTGACGGGATAATCTTCCACCAATAAAATCTTTAACCCCCTCAGCGTTTTGTTGTCAACGGCATCGGGTGTTGATACCAACGGAGCCATACTTTGACTAATTGGTAAGTTCAGTGTAAATGAAAACGTTGCTCCCTTTCCTTCTTCGCTCTCAATATGAATGGGGCTACCGTGAAGTTCGAGTAGTTTTTTGGTGATGACCAGTCCAAGACCAGTTCCCCCAAACTTACGGGTTGTAGCCGAGTTGGCCTGCGTAAACATCGTAAAAATTGCCTCCTGTTTATCCGGAGCAATGCCAATACCCGTATCCTGAACGGAAACATAAATCGAAGCGTGTTCTTCTGTTCGGTGCTCCAGCGACAGTTCGATTGTAATCGTACCTTTATGCGTAAACTTGATGGCATTAGATACGAGGTTCGTTAACACCTGCCCGATCCGCAGCGAATCACCAATAAGCGTATCAGGAATATCGTCGTCGATCATCAATCGAATTCGATTGCCATTTTCCTGAGCTTTGGCCTGCTGAGCCCGTTTAATGTTCGAAACCAGGTGTTTAAGATCGAAGTTTACTTCTTCCAGCTCAACTTTTCCGGCTTCAATTTTACTAAAATCCAGAATATCGTTGATCAGTGCCTGTAAGTGCTCAATTGAAAACTGGAGCGTTTTAAGGTTTTCGGTCAATGCAGGCGGCACTTCTTCCTGCATCATCAGGTAGGTCATGCCAACAATTCCATTAAGGGGCGTCCGGATTTCGTGGCTCATCATCGACAGAAAATCCGACTTAGCCTGCGTTGCATTTTCGGCAACTTCTTTTGCGCTCCGCAACTCGTCTTCAATCGTTTTCCGGTATTCGATCTGGCGTTGCAGAAACCCAACCAGGCCAACCAGATTGTTCGTATCGAAATCAGCAATAGGCTCACCTTCCGGTACTTCGATCAAATGAATCGACTCAATCAGTTTGTCAACCGACTGACGACGCTGACTTACCTCTTCTTTTAATTTCTCGTTTATATCCGTATACTCCCGCTCATTCAGTGATGCCGAATGTTCGAGTAATTCTTTGTCCCGATCAAAATTAAGATACGACTCATTGACAGCCTGAATAAATTGCTGAAAACGCTCATGCTCTAAACAATCTGGTGTTAAATGCCTGTTAATCTGGCGCTTTAATATCTTGTGCAGCGAATTCACCTCCATAGCTTATTGTTCAGATAGAATCGTTATGGTCATGGTCTGGTTGTGTAACTCACCCGGCGTGGCTGGTCCTGCGGGTGCTATTTCGCCGTAGGAATAAAATCCTGTCATAACAGGTTGATTGCCAAAAATATCACGGGCCACTTCTACTTCCTCTTCAGTACGCTGCCCCAGAACCAGTTTCCGGCCAACACAACTGATCAGCAAGGCCAGTTCGGGGCTTTTGCCCAATTGCTGGAGAGACGCCTGAGCGGCTGTAGCAGAGGCTTCAATTAAGCGATCCAGATTGGCGCGCATGAAACGAACACGAGATCCTTCGGGAATATCACCTGCGAAGATCATGCTTTTTGTTTTTTCGTTAATAGACAGGATTGTCCGCACGAGTGGTTGAGAGTCAGGAGTAATCCGGATCGATAGTGGGAAAAGCAGTGCAGTTCCAGGCAGGCCGTCGGCATATTTCCCCAGATAATCCTTGTATAAATCGAGGGCTATTCGGTCATCTATCTGGTATAACTCGTTGTAAGAGGACTTAGTCACCTCTCGTTCGGGACCAAATACGTCCCAGCCACCCATTGACCCATGCCCTACTTTCAAATCGGCTCCATACAGGCCAATTCCAACTACTTTTCCGGAATCCGGGTTCTGGTTAGCCCCTACCAGGGTGCGTTCAAAACGGGCTCCATCGCCAGCAAGGCCGCCAATCACGGGCACAGGCCAGTTTAGACTCCGGTTGCAGGCCTCAATCAAATCGCTTCCATTAACGACTCCGCCATCGGAAATAAGGATAATAGCCGCTAAATCGCTATCATCAAGTGATTTAGCGATTTGTTCGCCTGCCCGATAACTTTCTTTATGATCAGCAATATCGATCTGAACGGTTCGAACGGTTGTTTTTTCTAATTCGATGGCTGTTACGACCACCGTATTATCATGAACTTTATCGGAAATTATTTCTCCTGATGTAGAATTGATAATAATTTGCGCTTTGGGATAGAGTAGACGCAGATACTCATAAGGTTTTACAGCTTCCAGCAGTTTGCGCTCGCCAAAGGCCAACACTAAGTCAGCCTTTTCGGGCAAAAAACCTGGTGTTTCAGAAATCATTTCCCAATTGCCATCTGCAAATCTAGATTGGCCTATCTTCATGATATACGATAAAATATATGTATTAAAATATTAGCTAAGTTTATACACCAAAAACGCAGAACGAAATTAATTAAGTTTACCATTAAAACATAATTCCCACTATAATTTTAAAATTTAGTCATTTAATTCACAGAAGGTTTTCTTTTGATTAGCGGTATCGGCCTATCTGATCAAGTTCTTTCACTAACGTTTATTAACGCATTCATTAAGACAAACACAAGATCAACTGTATGATAAGGCGACGAAGCCGTATCTTTGTCCAATGGATAATACCAACCAACCCCGCCGACAACGCGGCCAGCGTACGAATGTCAACCTCACTGTCGAGCAACCCGCTCTGTTGATGGCATTCCTGATGGAGAAACTGCCCCACAAAAACCGAAATAATATTAAATCCTTACTCAGCAATAAGCAAATCCTGATTGACGGTAAGGTATATACGCAGTTCAACCACCCCTTGCGGGTCGGCCAACTAGTGACCGTAGCCGCCAACCGGGCTTCCCAAACCACTCAATACCGGGGAATCACTATTCTCTATGAAGATCCTCATCTGATTGTGATCAACAAACAGGCCGGCCTTCTCTCGATGGCAACCAACAAGGAACGGGATCGGACGGCTTACAGTATGCTGAGTGATTATATCAAGAAAGAGAATCCTAAAAATCGTATTTTCATTATCCACCGGCTCGACCGCGAAACCTCCGGTGTGATGATGTTTGCCAAGAGTGAAAAAGTTCAACGGTTAATGCAGGAGTCCTGGAACGCAACAACCAAAGAACGCACGTATGTGGCACTGGTTGAAGGAGTTCCCGAACCGCCCAAAGCTACAATTACGTCCTATCTGCGCGAAAGCAAGGCACTGATCGTTTATTCGAGCCAGAATCCTGAAAATGGCCAGTTGTCGGTTACTAATTATACGGTAATGAAAGCCAATCAATACTTTGCCCTGTTGGAACTTGAATTGGAAACGGGTCGGAAAAATCAGATTCGCGTTCATATGCAGGACATTGGCCACCCAATAGTTGGCGATTCCAAATATGGCGCAACATCTGACCCCATTGGTCGGTTAGGTCTACATGCCGAAGTACTTGCGTTTGAACACCCAATTACAGGCGAGGCCATGCGTTTTGATGCACCTGTGCCGAAGAGTTTTTTGAGTGCCGTAAAGGAACCGAATTGATCCTAATCAGGGATTAGTAAAATTGAGTAATGTTCTAATCTAAGCCTAATTACTCATCGTAAAGCTAATCCCTTCCACCCCTCAATCTCCGGCTTCGGCACTCAAAAATCGGCATTCGGCCAAATTGATTTCATCCCGCAGATTCATCGGCGCACCTTTGAACCGTCAATCCCGAATGTCATGAAAACGATATTACTATCTATACTTATTATTAGTTCAACTGCCGCTATTGCCCAGGTATCGACTCCACCTGGAACACCAGCCAGTGGAACGCCCACTTCACCTACAAGCCCTGCCCCTGCCAACACAGTACCAGACCCCTTTGCAGCTCCAACCAGCACAACACCTGGAAGTACGACAGGCACACCCATAAATACGCCACCAGACACATTCACCATGCCTGCCAGTCCTACCAAGGAAGATGTGGCAGCCCCTGTTGATCAACGGCCAAGACCAGGCATTACCGGTTCTGAAGCCGAGCCTCTTCCACGCGGCAATGGTAAACTTACCGGTGTTCTGGTCGATTCGTCGAGCAACAAACCCGTCGAATTTGCAACAATTGCCCTGCTCAGCACAGCTACCAACAAACCCATTGATGGAACGACAGCTGACGCATCGGGTAAATTTGTGCTTCCGAAACTTGCTCCGGGCAAATACCGGCTCCTGTACACCTTTATTGGTTATAAAGACAAACGCTCTAACGTCATTACCATCGAGCGGGGTAGTGATATCAATCTCGGTACAATAAAAATTTCGGCTGATGTTCGGACACTTAAAGAGGTAAATGTGGTCGGGCAGGCAGCCATGATCGAGGAAAAGGTTGACCGGCTCGTTTACAATGCCGATAAGGATATTACAGCCAAAGGAGGTGATGCTACCGACATTATGCGAAAAGTGCCGATGCTTGCGGTCGACATGGACGGTAACGTTAGTTTGCGTGGTAGCAGCAACGTAACGGTGCTGATTAACAATAAGCCTTCTACGATCGTAGCCAGCAGTGTAGCCGATGCGCTGAAACAGATTCCGGCCGACATGATCAAAACGGTTGAAGTAATTACCAGCCCCTCAGCTAAATATGATGCAGAAGGTTCGGCGGGTATTATCAATATCGTAACCAAGAAAGACAACTTACAGGGGGCAACCCTAAACGTAAATGGCGGTGGTGGAAACCGGGGAAGTAACCTGGGCCTGAACGGTAATTTGCGGACGGGTAAAATGGGCTTTAGCCTCAGCGGTTTTGGTCGGGCGGAATACAACATCCGTGGGTCATTTATGAACGATCAGAGCACGATTTCAAGCACGGGTACAACCCGTACGCTGCAATCAGCCAACACATTGTCGAGTCGGCTGTTTGGCAATTTTCAATTGGGCTGGGATTATGACATTGACAAGAATACCTCGCTAACGGCCAGTCTGCGCTATGGAGCCCGGAATGGTTCGGCCAATCAATATAATTTGCTGACTCAGACGTTTCAGCCAACTGGTTACTTCCCGATTGTCAATGACCGCAACGTACAAACAACCGACTTGTCGGGTACAGTTGATGCAAATATTACCTATACAAAGATCTACAAGCCACAGCAGGAATTCAGCGTGATGGCTCTGTATAGCCGTAATAACCGTACCAATAACTTTGTAGCCGACATTTTGAGTGGTACTGATTTTGAAACGATCTCCGCCCGGCAGAAAAACGATAACAACAGCTACAATCAGGAATCGACGCTCCAGATCGATTATCAAACGCCCATCCAGAAAAATCAGTTACTCGAATTTGGGGCGAAGGGTATTCTCCGTCAGGCCAATAGCCAATATCAGTATTATCTGGCTAACGGTGCCGAAAGTGATTATCAAATTGACCCCAGCCGTGTAGGCAATACGCTCTTCTACGATCAGAATATTGCCGCTTCTTATCTGTCTTATACCCTGACAACCAAGAGCAAATTCACGATTAAAGCCGGTGCTCGATACGAATATACGTTCATCAACGCCAAATTCAGCAATGAAGCCGCGAATCCATCAACCTCTATTCCCAATTACGGAAATATCGTTCCCAGCATCAATATTTCTAAAAGTCTGAGTGGCGGAAAAATCATCAAACTGGCTTATAACCGCCGGATTCAGCGACCAGGTATTCAGTTCCTGAATCCAAACGTTAATGCGTCAAACCCAACGAACATTACGATCGGTAACCCATACCTGTCGCCAGAATTAACCGATAACGTTGAATTCAGTACCAGCGCCAATATTAAGGGATTGTATCTGAATGCAGCGT comes from Spirosoma aureum and encodes:
- a CDS encoding ATP-binding protein, with the protein product MEVNSLHKILKRQINRHLTPDCLEHERFQQFIQAVNESYLNFDRDKELLEHSASLNEREYTDINEKLKEEVSQRRQSVDKLIESIHLIEVPEGEPIADFDTNNLVGLVGFLQRQIEYRKTIEDELRSAKEVAENATQAKSDFLSMMSHEIRTPLNGIVGMTYLMMQEEVPPALTENLKTLQFSIEHLQALINDILDFSKIEAGKVELEEVNFDLKHLVSNIKRAQQAKAQENGNRIRLMIDDDIPDTLIGDSLRIGQVLTNLVSNAIKFTHKGTITIELSLEHRTEEHASIYVSVQDTGIGIAPDKQEAIFTMFTQANSATTRKFGGTGLGLVITKKLLELHGSPIHIESEEGKGATFSFTLNLPISQSMAPLVSTPDAVDNKTLRGLKILLVEDYPVNVKVALKFLTMWGIEVDTAENGLLAVNKCHDNQFDLVLMDLQMPVMDGYTAAQEIRKINGELPIIALTASATFSNKDRAVEVGMVDYVTKPFNPKDLFSKIAKYSQRQISA
- a CDS encoding FIST signal transduction protein — its product is MKIGQSRFADGNWEMISETPGFLPEKADLVLAFGERKLLEAVKPYEYLRLLYPKAQIIINSTSGEIISDKVHDNTVVVTAIELEKTTVRTVQIDIADHKESYRAGEQIAKSLDDSDLAAIILISDGGVVNGSDLIEACNRSLNWPVPVIGGLAGDGARFERTLVGANQNPDSGKVVGIGLYGADLKVGHGSMGGWDVFGPEREVTKSSYNELYQIDDRIALDLYKDYLGKYADGLPGTALLFPLSIRITPDSQPLVRTILSINEKTKSMIFAGDIPEGSRVRFMRANLDRLIEASATAAQASLQQLGKSPELALLISCVGRKLVLGQRTEEEVEVARDIFGNQPVMTGFYSYGEIAPAGPATPGELHNQTMTITILSEQ
- a CDS encoding RluA family pseudouridine synthase, with translation MDNTNQPRRQRGQRTNVNLTVEQPALLMAFLMEKLPHKNRNNIKSLLSNKQILIDGKVYTQFNHPLRVGQLVTVAANRASQTTQYRGITILYEDPHLIVINKQAGLLSMATNKERDRTAYSMLSDYIKKENPKNRIFIIHRLDRETSGVMMFAKSEKVQRLMQESWNATTKERTYVALVEGVPEPPKATITSYLRESKALIVYSSQNPENGQLSVTNYTVMKANQYFALLELELETGRKNQIRVHMQDIGHPIVGDSKYGATSDPIGRLGLHAEVLAFEHPITGEAMRFDAPVPKSFLSAVKEPN
- a CDS encoding TonB-dependent receptor domain-containing protein yields the protein MKTILLSILIISSTAAIAQVSTPPGTPASGTPTSPTSPAPANTVPDPFAAPTSTTPGSTTGTPINTPPDTFTMPASPTKEDVAAPVDQRPRPGITGSEAEPLPRGNGKLTGVLVDSSSNKPVEFATIALLSTATNKPIDGTTADASGKFVLPKLAPGKYRLLYTFIGYKDKRSNVITIERGSDINLGTIKISADVRTLKEVNVVGQAAMIEEKVDRLVYNADKDITAKGGDATDIMRKVPMLAVDMDGNVSLRGSSNVTVLINNKPSTIVASSVADALKQIPADMIKTVEVITSPSAKYDAEGSAGIINIVTKKDNLQGATLNVNGGGGNRGSNLGLNGNLRTGKMGFSLSGFGRAEYNIRGSFMNDQSTISSTGTTRTLQSANTLSSRLFGNFQLGWDYDIDKNTSLTASLRYGARNGSANQYNLLTQTFQPTGYFPIVNDRNVQTTDLSGTVDANITYTKIYKPQQEFSVMALYSRNNRTNNFVADILSGTDFETISARQKNDNNSYNQESTLQIDYQTPIQKNQLLEFGAKGILRQANSQYQYYLANGAESDYQIDPSRVGNTLFYDQNIAASYLSYTLTTKSKFTIKAGARYEYTFINAKFSNEAANPSTSIPNYGNIVPSINISKSLSGGKIIKLAYNRRIQRPGIQFLNPNVNASNPTNITIGNPYLSPELTDNVEFSTSANIKGLYLNAALFARRTNNEITAVRDVSQQSFGDPTNPVLQQVIRTSYQNVGHQDAYGLNLFGNGTLFSKLQLGGGIDLYHVNLTNNNVNPIYAASNSGWVISGRVNASMSLANGWAFQAFGGMRGKQIQLQGYQTSMYFYNLGIRKEFNDKKSSLGLAAENFLNHPFTMKSELSSPILTQNSVTNFYNAGVRLTFSYKLGKMSFDAPRKSRKSINNDDIKNGEGGDDNNNNGGNQPQQSTPASGGGRGGRPRS